A portion of the Rhodococcus pseudokoreensis genome contains these proteins:
- a CDS encoding WhiB family transcriptional regulator codes for MPSLTLTVRLLTPHSDLWDWQTRALCRTTRADLFFGPDSESRATRIRRERQAQELCRSCPVRHECLRHALDVGEPYGVWGGMTESDRRFGQDRPQLNPQANRKPAKRLRISPRHPRPGRQ; via the coding sequence ATGCCATCTTTGACGCTCACCGTTCGTCTGCTGACACCCCACTCCGATCTGTGGGACTGGCAGACCCGCGCGCTCTGCCGAACCACCCGGGCGGATCTCTTCTTCGGGCCGGACAGCGAAAGCAGAGCAACGCGAATTCGCCGGGAGAGGCAGGCGCAGGAACTCTGCCGGAGTTGCCCGGTCCGGCACGAATGCCTGCGCCACGCGCTCGACGTCGGCGAACCCTACGGCGTCTGGGGCGGGATGACCGAATCGGATCGGCGATTCGGTCAGGATCGGCCCCAGCTGAATCCACAGGCAAATCGTAAGCCGGCCAAGAGACTTCGTATCTCACCGCGGCACCCCCGCCCCGGAAGGCAGTGA